The following is a genomic window from Labeo rohita strain BAU-BD-2019 chromosome 15, IGBB_LRoh.1.0, whole genome shotgun sequence.
atagttcacaagacaaaataatagttaaattaatgaccccgtttaaaagtttacatgcacttgatttttaatactgtgttgttacttaaatgatctacagctgtttttattttttttgtttagtgatagtcgtTCATGAGTCCactgtttgttctgaacagttaaactgcccactgttcttcagaaaaatccttcatgtcccacaaattctttggtttttcagcttttttgtgtatttgaaccctttccaaaaaggactgtgtgattttgagatccgtcttttcacactgaggacaactgagggactcaaaaacttttaaacagaatgaagaggtgtacatttttcttattttgcctaaatatcatattttttccatttagtactgcccttcagaagctacagaagatacttatatgtttcccagaagaaaaaaagtaagctaaatttaaaaaatgaccctgatCTTCGAAttgaaaaagttttcaccccccggatctttaaacgttttaaaatatatacatttaaatatttaattaaaaaaaaaaaaagtgatcttatgtgtttatttttgttcttaaagagtgaaaaaaatattgttaaacaTGTAAGAGACATTAAAATCCCcaaaataatatgaatttatacatgtatatttattgttCCATCAGACGTCGCAAATGTCATCACTGTGCACATCTTCATACAGAACACTATTAAAGACAATAATATCAACATCCAGTGCTCACACTAAGGGTTAGCAGCAGAGATGTATAAAGCACACTGAATAAACAGACtctcaaataaaaataaggaaAACAGCATTCAAAGACATCTGAGActtcattaaatgaaaataaattctgAAACATAGAAAAGTGATTGTCATAAACAGCAAAACATCAAATGTTCAGCAGTGGGTATTTCAGAAACCCTGCACTGAGAATACCCTACATCAATGCTTCATCTCTCCAACTGCACTAAATCTGCATTTCGGTCGGAATAAATGATTCTTCTGATGAAAAGACCAGAGTGCACTAATGCAAACGAGACGAACATAAAGCAAGCCTCATGCATGCATTTGTCACTTGGGCACAAAGCACTTTTTGTGAAGCACTATTTCAAAGTCagaagtaattttaaaataaaaataaaatcctttttatttaggaaaaaataactgGGCCTAACATTAGCTAGTGATCAATGGTATTTTACCTTTAAATAGTGTGATTCTGTCAGTAAGCGAACTAAATTCACCAGTGGTCAGTAAAATTTGAAAAGTATAGAGCAAACAACCTTATTTTTATCATGTCAGCTTTAgagattataataataaaagtgtgTATATTAAGACACGGTTTGCATAGAAAATTAGGTGCTGATCAGGATGAAGTAGAAATATATTGTAGTATTTTCAATCAGGTTAATCAAACTGTAAGGTTGCGACCCCTACAAATATTGTCAGTCTTTTATTACTTGATTTGAGATACGAGATTGGATATCTTTAACTctctctttcaaaaacaaacaaacataaaactgatttaaagaaatatactgtatatattaagaATTTTCTTTTGGTCTTTCTCCTTTTCAAGTACTGATAAAAAGCTcagcaataaataataattatgagtTGCCCTGTCAGTCAAGAAACAAGCTTAGAAACGATAAAACGAGCATTAATCATCGCGCTCATAAACTCACACTTCTTATGTGTTGTTTGAGGAACTCCTCTGAAATGTCTGCGGTTCTTTGCCgcagtgtttttttaacattctcCATCCCGTCTCTCTCCCCTTCTTCCCCTGAGAGACTCACGTCACTGCTGAGGCGGCCCAGGTGTTCGACCGAGTCACACTTTTCAAGATCAGAGATGATGGTCTGGAGGCTGACGATGGAAAGAGAGTCTGATCCCGAACGGGTCACCTCTGCTCTTCCCATGTCCACCCACCTGGAGTTTTGATGCATCTCCACCCACTCTCTGGTATTAGCCACGCCCTCTTTTCTATCCGCCCAATCGTTTGGTCTCGGGTAGCCTCCGCAGGCTGTGCCTTCTGTACCTGTGTCGTTGACTGTCTCTGCTCCTACGGGAGGGCTCCGCCCACCGCATGTTTTGATTGGTCCGTTCTTTGTTTGGTCCTGCTCCCTCTGGGCGTGAATCTCCTCGCTGATTTGCTCCAGGTGGCGCAGGGTGCTGGAGTAGTTTAACTTGGCTTTGGAAATGCGCTCCTCTAATTGTAAAATTCTTGACTTGTGTTCctgcaaaaacatattttgaacaTGTTCAGCTCATACGTTTTAACTGTAAATGAacatcttaaagggacagttcatccaaaaataagtCATCATTTGCtgagtcatcatttactctttTTCATATATTGGGCTGTGCTAGAAGGCAATACTTTTAGTGaatatttaaaacttgtttaaaaaaaaaaagttcctttaaaaagctgttttagGGATTCAGAAGATTTGGAATATAGCACTAAAGTTTAAAggattatttttacagtacttcaatgctttttttgtcattttctagaTTACAAgcaaatgttttaatgtcaaatacacaaataaaaattaaaatcatgtcTATAAAGAAAATTTCAAACAATTTATATTGAATTAATTGCCAGCTACAGCTTATTATATATCCAAAATAGCAATAATTACCAGAAAAATATGAGTTTTTGCATAAACTTaagacttttttatatataaacaaacccaaaacacactgaaactcttattttgaaatgtttatgcttttctacactaccagtcaaaagtttttgatcagtaagatttttgctttgtttttaaagaagtctcttctgctcaccaagcctgcatttatttgatccaaagtacagcaaaaagagtaaaattttgaaatataaattatattttaaaagagcgttttctatttgaatatattttaaaatgtaatttattcctgtgatttcaaagctgaatttttagcatcattactccagtcacatgatccttcagaaatcattctaatattctgatttgctgctcaaaaaacatttattattattattattattattactgttgttgaaaacagtataaacttttcaggtttctttaagaACTCTTAAAAGGATAATTAAGATTttccatttaaaacattttatggcATTACATTTGATCAAACTGAACTGAACCCTATAACTGTCACCGTCGACCCAATGGCACGCCTaggtttacttcaccatattacaaataaatcctaatctaatcatgacaaattATACATTgctggaaaggtctaagactcctaaatagatattttaccacatttttgtcttacaaattatgtaggaaaagtaatagattaatatatgtcaagagtgcaatttaaaaaaaatctaccttctgacctttgtcaaaaaagactttcttcattaCCTTTTTCCCTATTatgctttagaaatcataagaaattatatatcagttcaaaacttaaaatctctaAATTCATTCtttaaaaggcattttaaaatcagacattgcattaccaagGAAAATGTACactaaaatcatattacaaaatattttcattcatgaattataaaaatttaagtcaagtcaagtcgagctttattgtcattctgctacatgtgtggacatatagTGGAACGAGATGTCGTGTCTcacaggaccacggtgctacatactagttaagcataatataaacatacaacagtACACGAATAAGAAAAGCAGTACACAAATAAGAAAAGCAGTACACGAATAAGAAAAGCAGTACACGAATAAGGAAAACAGTACACGAATAAGAAAAACAGTACACGAATAAGAAAAGCAAAAGTCTGGATAgttcatttttatgtctgtgttcaaaaatgggagtgaaaGTTAAAGTGTTAAGACTTTTCAAGGACATGCAAGGGCCTGATTTTTGACAGTGTTTGTCACTATGTATGTTCATTCAACGGAGCATAAAcattttgccaaaaataaagtaatatggttttggaacgacatgagggtgagtaaatgattacagGACTTTCATTTCTGGtttaattattacttaaatTTCAGTAAGTgtccatatatttttttccaacatACCTCTAGAATGTCATTGAACTGAGCCTTGAGCTCAAAGTAAGACTTGGATTTGATGATGGATCTCTTCAATGATTTCTGCAGTTCCTGCACACGGGCTTCTGCCTCTTGACACAGCTGGGTGACACGCATGTGCTCCCGTTCGCTCTTGATGCGCTCCTCCTCTGCCTCATTCACCTGCACAGTTTCAAGTCATGCTTAGAgcaatactgtgtgtgtgtatgtgcaaatACTCAAGTGTggatacacaaacaaaaaactctttGTACTGGCACATTGTGTGGGTCACATCGGGGGTTAATAGTACATTTGCTACTGTAAATGTTTTCATGTACATAAAGGTCATACAGGCTTTTGTTTgtgcagtatatatatatatatatatatatatgtatgtatatattgttcagaagtttggggccagtaagatttattttttttgaaggaaattaaaggagaaatccacttccagaacaacaatgtacagataatgtattaaatgcacccccttgtcatccaagatgttcatgtctttctttatttagtcgtaaagaaattatgttttgtaagaaaaacatttcaggatttttctccatataatggactgatatggtgccccgagtctgaactttcaaaatgcagtttaaatgtggcttcaaacgatcccaaatgcggttgtaaacggtcccagccgaggaagaagggttttatctagtgaaacaatgaattattttcattataataatacaatatatatgctttttaaatctcaaacatcttgtcttgctgttcccgaactgtttttttcaggttcatgacagttagggtatgtcgaaaaactcccatctcatgttctccctcaacttcaaaatcaccaatgatttttgaagttgagggagaaaatacgattggagtttttcgacataccctaactgtcttgagccagaatacacaaagttcaggcagagcaagacaagacgagcgtttgacattaaaaagtatataaactgtattatttttatgcaaacaaccaatctttttgctagataagacccttcttcctcagctgggatcgtttacaaccacatttgggatcatttgaagctgcatttaaactgcatttttgaaagtttaaactcggggcaccatatcagtccattatatggagaaaaatcctaaaatgttttcctcaaaaaacataatttgtagGTAAAacaatgtcggatgattttgaagttggaggagaaaatgagagagtTTTTCGCCCTTCCCTACCTTTttaaaccaaagtacacagacaaagaaacTAACcgcatgtgacctttccaacatgattatgtaatgcaggAAGACATAAAGCTAGTGCAAGGCaagcatttgtgcttaaaaagtatttaaatgctaattttttaaagaaaatgactgattgtttcactagataagactcttattcctcggctaggatcatgcagagccttttgaagctgcactgaaactgcaatacggacctttaacccattggccaccatagaggtccactatatggagaaaaatcctggagtaTTTTCCTcataaaccttaatttctttgcgactgaagaaagaaagacagaaacatcttggatgacatgggagtgagtaaattatcaggaaatcttTGTTCTGTAAATCAATCTGCCCTATGATTCGGTCATATAACAAAGTTCCAAGAAATCAAGGTTCAAAGTCAGAGACATTTAACTACTTGATATAACTTGATAAGATATGCCGGGGAGAAAATTGGCATACCTTTGAGGTAGCATGATTCAACATCTCTTGCCAGGTTGGATCCATTGTCTTGACTGCAGTGAGGCCTTGTTCAGCCACATGGACCATCTCTCGAGCAGCCGAGTGCATTGACACCGCTCTTTCAAAGCTGAGTGCTGCTTTCTGGGTCTCCTGCTGGGCCTAAAAATGGGAGAAACCAAtcataatgcatttaaagacatctacttccaaaacgaagattcacatataatgtatgttcatgtctttctttcttaagtcttaagaaattatgttttttgaatacatttaaactgtattttggaagttcaaaattggggcaccatatcagtccattatatggagaaaaatgctgaaatgttttcctcaaaaaacataatttctttacgactgaagaaaaaaagacatgaacatcttggatgacaagggggtgagtacattatatgtgaatccttgttttggaagtggacttctcctttaagagacaATAGGATTTGTGATAGTAGCCAAGCAAAAAtactaactaaataaactaaataacgACTTCACCTGTCTAAATTAACCACAAAAATAGTTGTAATAAATCATGAATTTTTCCAAAACAAATTAAGGATGTGTGTTCATCCACCTCTTTTGCTTTTCTTCGGGCCTCATAGTATGGTCTGGCCTTCTCGATGCAGGAACCCAGTTCTGAACTTTTCGCTTTGAGTTTAAGCACAGATTCACTCATTATCCTCCTATGGCTGGACCGAACCTCCTGACAAcagaaatataacatttttgcaCAAATTACACATACCGTTCACAgctagataataataataaaataaagtgtgtaaAACATGAGTGTTACTAGTTTGGAATCTGAGAGGACGAGAGAATCATACAAGCCTTATCTTGCATTATATAGGGTGGTGGTAAGgttattaaactaaaatgaaatctaAAACTAGTTTATCTCCATGTGCTGAAactaaaatcatattaaaaattaatcaaattatacagacatatttaaaaaataactaactaCATTACAACACATTACAAGTTGGGCTGGTAGCAAAACGATTGCAGGTTTGATACCTAAAACCTCAGATTATAGTCATGTACACTGAATTAAAAGTGTCTGTTAAATGACAACCTATAATAATAAGTATACACTTATAAATCACATAACAGTCCCAAATGTTCTTGAGGTTATGAACAGTTTTTCTAAAAGCCTTCTGAATTTTCACATACTTGCAGTTCCAGTTCCATCTTGTTGATCTCCTCGCTGGCCTCATTTAGACGCTCCAGTTCCTCCTAGATAAAGAAACATAGCAGGTCATAGTCGCCTAATGGTAAATGATTTTGGCGGCGAACTTAAAGGTTGCAGGTCAAATCCAAAATAACCCAGAAACTGGAGAATTACTGAGCTTAtagcacttttttttatgaaaaaacatCTGGTGAAACTTTATCATAagcaacatttttataatatatacactaccagtcaaaagtttttgaactgcaagatttttaatgtttttaaagaagtctcttttgctcaccaagcctgcatttatttgatccaaaatacagcaaaaacagtaatattgtgaaatatttttactatttaaaataactgctttctattttaatattatatttatataatatgaattttaatattatatatattttaatataaagaatttgtatatattaacatatattattttatttatattttaaaatgcaatttatttctgtgatcaaagctaatttttcagcatcattactccagtcttcagcgtcacatgatccttcagaaatcattctaatatgctgatttgctgttcaagaaacatttattattattattattattattattattatcaatatttatcaaaagtgatgataaagacattagtaatgtttcaaaagatttctatttcagataaatgctgttcttcttaattttctatttaacaaagaaacctgaaaatctACTTCACtgatttcaacataataataataacaaatgtgttttttttttttttgggaatgatttctaaaagatcatgtgactggagtaatgacgctaaaaattcagcgttgacgtcacaggaataaattacattttaaaattattcaaatagagctttggatcaaataaatgcaggcttggtgagcagaaggaaaaaaaaaaaaatctcattgttcaaaaacttttgactggtagtgtataatattgCATATTATTAGAGTTGTATACAAcagaatattatataatattatgcactaattatataaatatattatataataatatataatattattacacaattttaaagtagaatattatataatattgtgcactgattatataaatatattataaattattacacTGATCAAGAATTTAGGCAAAGGGTGTCgacttaaaaaaaagcatgattcTGATGAcataacaataatgaaaatagtAAGAGATAAAAATTAAAGGAAGAGTAAAGAATAAACATGTTTGTCCATTTTCTTTGTTAAACAGTGCACATACAAATAACCAAATGTTTATGAACTACAAAGCTGTTAAGCATTATAAGGCTTTTACCAGATATTTAATAATCTGCTACGTGGGGCTTGTCCTGTATATCAAActagtttataaataaaatattaataaattactacAACAACGTTGATGTTGTGTGAGATCTTACTAACATCTGTTGACTGAATGTCAGTTTACCTGGATTCTTGGATCTAATTCCTCCTCATTCAGCTTTCCATGCAGTGAGTTGTCATCTTGACATTTAGATCTCTCCATTTCTGTCTCCTCGGATTCCCCATCAGCTTCCCTGCTATCATCTGTCACCTCTTCCGGCTGATTTCCTCCCCTCTCCTCCACCGAAGGCGCTCCAGACCCCGCAGGACTTTCACGCAAAACCGCTGGATCCATTTACAGGCCTCTTCGGAAATCCAAAATCAAACGTTGACGATTAACAAGGCGAAAACTGTCAGATCGGAAGCGAAATAGAGAAGTAACGACACTtgtctatattttaaatgtctttgtctTCATTACAGTGGGAGTTTGTTATCTCGCTCGCTAACGCAAATGACTAACGTTatcagcaaataaataaaccgGTTTGATGAGTTTAAAAGTTCCATGAAAGGTAAACTGAAGAATATGAAGATTACATGACAAATAATTGGTAAAAGTCCGTTCATTTGCTTCAAATTTACCCCATGGCTAACATCGCTCTCCCTCCGCCTTTCAATAATACGGAATGTGATACACGAGTGAGGTAAATAGAAAACGCGAAACCAAACCCTTTAGGACTTTCTGAGCTACTGTAGTTGACGTTGTGTAACACTCGTGTAACGTAATAGCGTGGGAGTGTTTTAGTGACGCATGTCGTGACTAGTTTGTgtggctaataataataataatttatataataatttatatttggtCAATTTCAGACACAAAAGCATATGAGTATTTCTAAACTACGTTTTATGGTATTAATGGCTTATTTAACGTTACTCTCTTAATTGTATTGatatcaaaatatctaaaagtacaattttatttGCTAAATTGAAAAGTGAAACTTTAAACTGctgtcttattttaattttaatttctctttttcCTAAACCCTCTgtattagtatgtttttttattatttttataggcatttatttgatccaacatacagaaaaagcagtaatattgtgaaatatttttactgttgaaaataactgctttctatttgaatatattttaaaatgcaatttattcctgtgatcaaagctacatttttagcatcattactcttcagtgtcacatgatccttcagaaatcattctaatatgctgatttactgtttaagaaacatttattattattatcaatatttaaaacagctgagtacatgttttcaggattctttgatgaatccaaagatcagcatttatctgaaataaaaagcttttgtaacattatacactataccaatcaaaagcctggagtcagaaagaaagaaattatagaaattaatacttttattagcaaggatactttaaatcgatcaaaagtgatggtaaagatatttataatgttacagatgatttctatttcagaaaaaatgctGGCCTTCtgcattttctattcatcaaagaaacctggaaaaaatcctactcagctgtttttaacataataataataataaattatttttgaaaattttaaataatttttgagcagcaaatctatatattagaatgatttctgaaggatcatacgagtggagtaaagatgctaaaaattcagctttgagatcacatgaataaattacatgttaaaatatattcaaatagaaaaccattattttaaatagtaaaaatatttaaaaaatcaaataaatgcaggcttggtgaggagaagagacgtctttaaaaaaaaacattgcaaaacattcaaaaacttttgactggcagtgtatatatatatatatatatatatatttgttgttgTAAATACTTTTGCTTTTCCTCATTTGAAAGCCTTgcaattgtaattaataataatattaataataataataatgttagttCATTTATCGATAAACTGCATGTGTTTTCCTCCTGTAGGTTTGCTAAATGAATACATCTAAATGACGTAAATAACAATTGTTTTTGAtagtgtgttatttttattagcattattatttatataagcaATAAACAAGTCAtcaaatttaacaaaacatttatttccttTTCAAAATATCCCAGTATAtaagtaaaacacaaaacataatcAAATGTCAAATGATTTTTCCTAACATATTCCAATCACTATGCCATGAATCGTACACACAATTTAATAAAGACAATACACAGAggtgaatcaaataaattctaCATTTATAGGCACTTATTattcacagtattaaaaaaataagtgttttttttttttttttacatatttacccTCATTTGTAGTTCtgaacaaatatattttgtcaaaaaaatgtgtatagcTGGTCAGCATAAGACTTCGGTTTAATCAGTTTATTGATGCGACTAATGTGTCAAAGTTCTCACATAAATCCTAGTTAACtttatacaaacaaataatgaaacCTGAGGCAAAAAGTCTGAGTGATCAATTAATATTATCTTTGGTATCCTCCTGATCAACCCTACTAGAAATTTTTCCATCATAAAGCAGCACAATGAAATTTTAAGACAATCTCTGTTAAAGGAATGATGGCAACagataatttgtaattttatttttatgtgctttgcatgttaaaaagaaaatcctGTGATGTAGGCACAGCCCACCTCAACTCCAGCTCGGATCGTACTGACTCcaaccagcaggtggcgctaaaCAGACCCTCTTTCCACGTAAAAGAAAACTAACCACACCTCTATACCCTGCTCGAGGGACTCCTGACTTCAGGTCATCCATTACACCCAGACTGCGAGCCAATGTTTTAAAACTGTCTGGACTAGAATACTGCACCCGAAACGGGCCAGACCCAGACAGTTTCCCACTTTTCAAGTCCTCCACGGTGACAATTGGAGCAGCGTAAACCTCCTTCTCAAAGCTTTCATCATATTTCTTCTTTTCTAAATAAGAAAGGTCCATTTTTGTAAAAGGCACAAATTCGGAATTGAGCTTAATGAAGCGGAGGTACTTGTCGTAGAACTGCCCCAAACTCACACCCTTGCGACCGAACGTTAAAGTTCTGGAGATTTCTGGTCTGATGCAGGACCTGTCTCTGCGCTGATCGGGGTGCCGCATCCAGTCGTCCCAAAACGAGGCCGGCCATTTTGGCTCAATCTCTGCCCAGAGGTCCTTTGTGAGCATCCAGCCCAAGCCTGGGAAAAAATCTGTCCTGTACAACAGGCTCGCTTTTCCTGGGTCCACAAATCCTTCCCTGCCATTGTCATTCCAGGCAGACACGCACCACAGAGTCGGGTCCGATTTTAAAATTGGATGAAGTGCTCTGAAGTACTCAAAGAAATCCGGGGCCACCTGGTGAAAGAGATCAAACATaccattaacaaaataaaattaaaaatggttacatctttaaatctatctatctattatctatctctatctatatatacactttatatctttattttttagttgtttatttttcattttatgtctTAATCTTTTAATCATCTGTTATTTACATACATAATACACTCATAAAACTATTGTTTTTGAATATGGCACATGACGATAATCATAGAAaccatttttagattttctttgtatgtaaaatatataatagtcTTAATTTCCTCGTGTttcttaattcttaattttataatatgtaaattaCTTTGTCTTGTgagttgtatatatatatatatatacacacacacacacacacacacacacacacacacaaaaacacttgGAAGTATAGTTCTTTTCATGAAAAACGtcttttaagttgtttttttttttttaagttatatataaatataaaacacagacATTAGTCTTAAAATTGTTCCTTGTGTATCATATTTGAattttggatttgtttttttattttgtttgtcttttaagttattgttatttattttttatttatttaatcatcttatgatttttttaaatccttttttatgtaaagcacaACAATACAAACTGAAAAAATTGTCTGGATAGTTCggattaacttattttttataatattgttttattcttttaagttgtttttatttacgttttattgttaattttatttcttaataagctgttatgattatttttaaaatccttttttatGTAAAGGACAAAATGCGTAAAATTATATCTCGGTCTATATCTctttccttatttttatatatttcatatatctttgtatattttatatatatatatatatatatatatatattatttttgtatatattaagaATTTAACTTAAATCCTTTTTATGAAAGCAAAAAGAGAATTtgagtgtgtatatttatggaaaagaaaacagaaaattgtcttaaaatttCTTCTTGTGtattatatttgaattttggatttatttattttttatcatattaaaaaaaaatgtcttttaagttGCTGTCATTCATTTGATCATCTTATGATTCTTTTGAATccttttttatgtaaagcacaacaatacaaaatagaaaatagtctGGATAATTTggattaacttatttttatgatgttgtttttttcttcttttaagtTCTTATAGTTTTATAGTTAATTTTAATTCTTAATCATTTGTTTGGATTATTTTTAAATCCCTTTTTTATGTAAAGCTATGTTTGGAAGACTTTGTATGGAAAAGGCAATGAAAAATAGTCCTTGTGTATCATATTTCAGTTTTGGACTATGTTTTCTTTGATGACACAAAACACATGAATTAAAATGTAGTTACCTCCAAATCATCCTCCACCACAACAACCGCTGAGTACGAAAAGCTGTTGAAAACCTGGTTGAGTGCCCAACGGTAATGCCTGGAGATTTTGTAGTAACCCTGGAACTTCTTATGCTGTGAAGGTACTGAGATATCAGAAAGATCAGGCTGTTTGATATGGGTCAGCTGACTGCCATACGAGGCGATCACGTCAGATGTTTCTGCGTGCCCACAATCCTGGCTCACTATGATCGGATAGAGTTCAGCTGACGGTCGGTGCTCGATAAGTTTATCAAGGCAGCGTTTCACCGTCACACGATTACACGCAATGACTAAAATAGGGATGACTGCTGGAGCTGAATGTTCAGCTTGTGATTTTGGCTTAGCAGCTGTCACACCGCCTTTGTTATCCCAAACCGCCCAATGATTCTGAATTTGCAATAGGATCTTCTTCTGTGATGCAAGTTCAGCTTCAAATGCATTAGCTACACGCA
Proteins encoded in this region:
- the sh3bp5la gene encoding SH3-binding domain protein 5-like, a, which produces MDPAVLRESPAGSGAPSVEERGGNQPEEVTDDSREADGESEETEMERSKCQDDNSLHGKLNEEELDPRIQEELERLNEASEEINKMELELQEVRSSHRRIMSESVLKLKAKSSELGSCIEKARPYYEARRKAKEAQQETQKAALSFERAVSMHSAAREMVHVAEQGLTAVKTMDPTWQEMLNHATSKVNEAEEERIKSEREHMRVTQLCQEAEARVQELQKSLKRSIIKSKSYFELKAQFNDILEEHKSRILQLEERISKAKLNYSSTLRHLEQISEEIHAQREQDQTKNGPIKTCGGRSPPVGAETVNDTGTEGTACGGYPRPNDWADRKEGVANTREWVEMHQNSRWVDMGRAEVTRSGSDSLSIVSLQTIISDLEKCDSVEHLGRLSSDVSLSGEEGERDGMENVKKTLRQRTADISEEFLKQHIRSVSL
- the mgat1a gene encoding alpha-1,3-mannosyl-glycoprotein 2-beta-N-acetylglucosaminyltransferase a codes for the protein MLRKRNPLIICGAFIFVAWNVILVFVLMRRPSTQGALDTPDKPGNTGDGAGGGQLGNLMNEVMRVANAFEAELASQKKILLQIQNHWAVWDNKGGVTAAKPKSQAEHSAPAVIPILVIACNRVTVKRCLDKLIEHRPSAELYPIIVSQDCGHAETSDVIASYGSQLTHIKQPDLSDISVPSQHKKFQGYYKISRHYRWALNQVFNSFSYSAVVVVEDDLEVAPDFFEYFRALHPILKSDPTLWCVSAWNDNGREGFVDPGKASLLYRTDFFPGLGWMLTKDLWAEIEPKWPASFWDDWMRHPDQRRDRSCIRPEISRTLTFGRKGVSLGQFYDKYLRFIKLNSEFVPFTKMDLSYLEKKKYDESFEKEVYAAPIVTVEDLKSGKLSGSGPFRVQYSSPDSFKTLARSLGVMDDLKSGVPRAGYRGVVSFLLRGKRVCLAPPAGWSQYDPSWS